One stretch of Bombus pascuorum chromosome 14, iyBomPasc1.1, whole genome shotgun sequence DNA includes these proteins:
- the LOC132913932 gene encoding uncharacterized protein LOC132913932 isoform X2, with product MIAEDNLTDINSLVEQYSFKVQPNNNRKEVKLSLFMNNSETTQVSNNTIKEEIKLEVMDHNTLEDSYDEIEEKLKQICDGGSTEDENYKNEIEKKLMVKSQKEGEIEEKIDTKVEFTTDDHTVEFTTDNHKVEFTTDNHKVEFTTNDYKVASPVNKNHLSIKNEVGHMLIDKEENVEIIFGTESGDEKTSVSQTVSKMNKVNNSALENDEMIYIKDEKKVFNEDIEENFTKDEVHVIPNIRAAMKRKRRTREEIMRSIKKSFRSNSDQDINSSSNSDSSEIEIKDELPLFSQQTNDINKNDTEMETDKFVIKVTGDPDDVSEIIEELSFNTTGTQISKEFSTASKIEENDSLITSVITVETPKDLKGIIYGDFNNPLIKNEYVPLSKETSLMNQFPYEDREFTSFNSTHSSKTYYPSCFKHTCSDDEEKIRTNSLLQNCTQGVQTSLENNPSCVSSDYEDLLERIQIQEDVIAQLTDQLIIYKEFENSIKTTGHEMQIKEVETSRINTRSSNMQSTILNKRNLESKRRLIKDLSNRVNYFEEMNKKLTKTVTLASQQKRKLEGQIKQKDNQIKELNWKLEKASKYLERAEKNTNTYKRKMLNMQTVMRRRKLLDEKMCKFNEMLLDSSKQEFSEKVLSMATEIWELYGRNEYDKLLSYGFPLPPLPALTEELLTEDFTDLNRSDMDETQNSTKISIKAKKAHDTNNESDIDEKDTEHVASVSKTTEYESAETVTGTVQDIFDENNDGDDFSTNELREHFILQLNAVM from the coding sequence ATGATTGCTGAGGATAACCTCACTGATATTAATAGTTTAGTGGAGCAATACAGTTTCAAAGTTCAACCAAAcaataatagaaaagaagTTAAATTATCCTTATTTATGAACAATTCAGAAACTACACAAGTATCAAATAACACtataaaggaagaaattaaattagagGTTATGGATCATAACACACTTGAAGATAGTTATGATGAAATTGAAGAGAAGTTAAAACAAATTTGTGATGGTGGATCTACTgaagatgaaaattataaaaatgagatTGAGAAGAAGTTGATGGTTAAGAGTCAAAAGGAAggtgaaattgaagaaaaaatagacACAAAAGTTGAATTTACTACTGATGACCATACAGTTGAATTTACTACTGATAACCATAAAGTTGAATTTACTACTGATAATCATAAAGTTGAATTTACTACTAATGACTATAAAGTTGCTTCGCctgttaataaaaatcatttatcaataaaaaaCGAAGTTGGACATATGCTTatagataaagaagaaaatgttgaaataatatttggtaCGGAAAGTGGGGATGAAAAAACATCTGTATCACAAACTGTATCAAAAATGAATAAAGTGAATAACAGTGCATTGGAAAATGATGAAATGATTTATATTAAGGATGAAAAGAAGGTTTTTAATGAAgatatagaagaaaattttactaAAGATGAAGTTCATGTTATACCAAATATAAGAGCGGCTATGAAGCGTAAGAGAAGAACTAGGGAAGAAATAATGAGATCAATAAAGAAGTCATTTAGAAGCAATTCAGATCAAGATATTAATTCTTCAAGTAATAGTGACTCAtctgaaatagaaataaaagatgaatTACCTTTGTTTTCTCAGCAaacaaatgatattaataaaaatgatacagAAATGGAAACTGATAAATTTGTTATCAAAGTAACTGGCGATCCTGATGATGTGTCAGAAATTATTGAAGAGTTATCATTTAACACAACAGGAACACAAATATCTAAAGAATTCAGTACTGCTTCCAAAATTGAGGAAAATGATTCACTCATTACATCTGTTATAACAGTAGAAACACCAAAAGATCTTAAAGGTATTATTTATGGAGATTTTAATAATCCACTAATAAAGAATGAGTATGTACCTTTAAGTAAAGAAACTTCACTAATGAATCAATTTCCTTATGAAGACAGAGAGTTTACAAGTTTCAATTCAACTCATAGTTCTAAAACATACTATCCTTCTTGTTTCAAACATACATGTTCTGATGACGAAGAAAAGATAAGGACTAATTCACTATTACAAAATTGTACACAAGGTGTTCAAACTTCCTTGGAAAATAATCCTAGTTGTGTTTCCTCAGATTATGAAGATCTGTTAGAAAGAATACAAATTCAAGAGGATGTAATTGCACAGTTAACTGACcagttaattatttataaagaatttgaaaacaGTATAAAAACCACAGGACATGAAATGCAAATCAAAGAAGTGGAAACATCTAGAATTAATACAAGATCAAGTAACATGCAATCTACAATacttaataaaagaaatttagaatCGAAACGAAGATTGATAAAAGACTTATCAAACAGAGTAAACTATTTTgaagaaatgaataaaaaattaactaaAACTGTAACATTGGCATCTCAGCAAAAAAGAAAGCTTGAAGGGCAAATTAAACAAAAGGATAATCAAATAAAGGAACTTAActggaaattggaaaaagcATCTAAATATCTTGAAAGAGCAGAAAAAAACACGAATACTTACAAAaggaaaatgttaaatatgcAAACTGTTATGAGAAGAAGAAAGCTTTTGGATGAAAAAATGTGCAAATTTAACGAAATGTTACTAGACAGCTCTAAACAAGAATTTTCAGAAAAGGTTTTATCCATGGCAACAGAGATTTGGGAACTTTATGGAAGAAATGAATATGATAAGCTGCTTTCTTACGGGTTTCCATTACCACCATTACCAGCTTTAACGGAAGAACTTCTTACTGAAGATTTTACAGATCTTAACAGAAGTGATATGGACGAGACACAAAATTCTACGAAGATAAGTATTAAAGCAAAAAAAGCTCATGATACAAATAATGAATCTGACATAGATGAAAAGGACACAGAACATGTAGCTTCAGTTAGCAAAACAACTGAATATGAAAGTGCAGAAACTGTGACAGGAACTGTGCAAGACATTTTTGATGAAAATAATGATGGTGATGATTTTAGTACAAATGAATTGAGAGAACATTTTATTCTGCAATTAAATGCAGTTATGTAg
- the LOC132913949 gene encoding beta-1,4-galactosyltransferase 7, with protein sequence MEVVWKNIKFKYIFVCILITFIISCLISIAPISIDECKCEIATQSSQYSNNKWQSNDNKIYKKTLHRLAILVPFRDRFEELLTFAPHMKKFLDKQNINYHIFVLNQVDRFRFNRASLINVGFLEINKEFDYIAIHDVDLLPINDELLYSFPNKSPYHVSSPELHPRYHYTTFVGGILLIKREHFIQVNGMSNKYWGWGLEDDEFYVRLKEAGLSVVRPQNISTGTHNTFKHIHDRNHRKRDMIKCYNQREVTRKRDRQTGLNNVSYKILGMITMTIEDTPLTVLNISLMCDKMITPWCECDKILGSKDGKSKEKKKVNNNKSATGL encoded by the exons ATGGAAGTTGTTtggaagaatataaaatttaaatatatatttgtctgcattttaattacatttattatttcatgcCTGATAAGTATCGCACCTATAAGTATTG atgAATGCAAATGTGAAATAGCTACACAATCAAGTCAATACAGTAATAATAAATGGCAgagtaatgataataaaatttacaagaaaaCCTTACATCGTTTAGCTATACTTGTGCCATTTCGAGATCGCTTTGAAGAATTACTGACATTTGCTCcacatatgaaaaaatttttagataaacaaaatataaattatcacaTATTTGTACTTAATCAG GTTGATAGATTTAGATTTAATCGGGCGTCTCTTATAAATGTAGGCTTCCTTGAAATTAACAAAGAGTTTGACTATATAGCTATACATGATGTAGACTTGTTGCCTATAAatgatgaattattatattctttcccTAATAAGAGCCCATACCATGTATCTTCCCCAGAGTTACATCCTAGATATCATTATACAACTTTTGTTGGTGgaatattacttattaaaag AGAACATTTTATACAAGTAAATGGAATGTCTAATAAATATTGGGGATGGGGTCTTGAAGATGACGAATTTTATGTTAGATTGAAAGAAGCTGGACTAAGTGTTGTAAGACCACAAAATATATCTACTGGAACACACAACACATTCAA aCATATACATGACAGAAACCATAGGAAGCGAGATatgataaaatgttataatcaACGGGAGGTTACTAGAAAACGAGATCGTCAAACTGGCTTAAATAacgtttcttataaaatactaGGTATGATAACAATGACTATTGAAGATACTCCATTAACAGTCCTTAATATTTCTCTAATGTGTGATAAAATGATTACACCTTGGTGCGAATGTGATAAAATACTTGGATCCAAGGATGGAAAatcaaaggagaaaaagaaagttaataataacaaGTCTGCCACTGGATtgtaa
- the LOC132913932 gene encoding uncharacterized protein LOC132913932 isoform X1: MPGCAAVGCNNRSEKGYIMKCFPRDPKYRKIWQERVARADWEPSNNSFLCHVHFEPQEWSITQSGRIRLKKNAIPSIFNVTSTRKSPKKRTKIFSERGENLLQGEYNIEYTENDTEHSSIEHLEEKDLDFQEIEELSIQQTTRDYFKHTHKYTEDKTKENIKVNHQRQNIVMIAEDNLTDINSLVEQYSFKVQPNNNRKEVKLSLFMNNSETTQVSNNTIKEEIKLEVMDHNTLEDSYDEIEEKLKQICDGGSTEDENYKNEIEKKLMVKSQKEGEIEEKIDTKVEFTTDDHTVEFTTDNHKVEFTTDNHKVEFTTNDYKVASPVNKNHLSIKNEVGHMLIDKEENVEIIFGTESGDEKTSVSQTVSKMNKVNNSALENDEMIYIKDEKKVFNEDIEENFTKDEVHVIPNIRAAMKRKRRTREEIMRSIKKSFRSNSDQDINSSSNSDSSEIEIKDELPLFSQQTNDINKNDTEMETDKFVIKVTGDPDDVSEIIEELSFNTTGTQISKEFSTASKIEENDSLITSVITVETPKDLKGIIYGDFNNPLIKNEYVPLSKETSLMNQFPYEDREFTSFNSTHSSKTYYPSCFKHTCSDDEEKIRTNSLLQNCTQGVQTSLENNPSCVSSDYEDLLERIQIQEDVIAQLTDQLIIYKEFENSIKTTGHEMQIKEVETSRINTRSSNMQSTILNKRNLESKRRLIKDLSNRVNYFEEMNKKLTKTVTLASQQKRKLEGQIKQKDNQIKELNWKLEKASKYLERAEKNTNTYKRKMLNMQTVMRRRKLLDEKMCKFNEMLLDSSKQEFSEKVLSMATEIWELYGRNEYDKLLSYGFPLPPLPALTEELLTEDFTDLNRSDMDETQNSTKISIKAKKAHDTNNESDIDEKDTEHVASVSKTTEYESAETVTGTVQDIFDENNDGDDFSTNELREHFILQLNAVM, encoded by the coding sequence ATGCCAGGCTGTGCAGCAGTTGGCTGCAACAATCGTAGTGAGAAAGgttatattatgaaatgtttTCCACGTGATCCaaagtatagaaaaatttgGCAAGAGCGTGTTGCTAGAGCTGATTGGGAACCATCAAATAACTCATTTCTTTGTCATGTACACTTTGAACCTCAAGAATGGTCTATAACACAAAGTGGAAGAATTAGACTGAAGAAGAACGCAATTCCTTCTATATTTAATGTGACATCTACTAGAAAATCACCAAAAAAAAGAACTAAGATATTTAGTGAAAGAGGTGAAAACTTACTGCAAGGTGAATATAACAtagaatatacagaaaatgaTACAGAGCATTCATCTATTGAACATTTAGAAGAGAAAGATCTGGATTTTCAGGAGATTGAGGAACTATCTATACAACAGACTACTAgagattattttaaacataccCATAAATATACAGAAGATAagacaaaagaaaacattaaGGTTAATCATCAAAGGCAAAATATTGTGATGATTGCTGAGGATAACCTCACTGATATTAATAGTTTAGTGGAGCAATACAGTTTCAAAGTTCAACCAAAcaataatagaaaagaagTTAAATTATCCTTATTTATGAACAATTCAGAAACTACACAAGTATCAAATAACACtataaaggaagaaattaaattagagGTTATGGATCATAACACACTTGAAGATAGTTATGATGAAATTGAAGAGAAGTTAAAACAAATTTGTGATGGTGGATCTACTgaagatgaaaattataaaaatgagatTGAGAAGAAGTTGATGGTTAAGAGTCAAAAGGAAggtgaaattgaagaaaaaatagacACAAAAGTTGAATTTACTACTGATGACCATACAGTTGAATTTACTACTGATAACCATAAAGTTGAATTTACTACTGATAATCATAAAGTTGAATTTACTACTAATGACTATAAAGTTGCTTCGCctgttaataaaaatcatttatcaataaaaaaCGAAGTTGGACATATGCTTatagataaagaagaaaatgttgaaataatatttggtaCGGAAAGTGGGGATGAAAAAACATCTGTATCACAAACTGTATCAAAAATGAATAAAGTGAATAACAGTGCATTGGAAAATGATGAAATGATTTATATTAAGGATGAAAAGAAGGTTTTTAATGAAgatatagaagaaaattttactaAAGATGAAGTTCATGTTATACCAAATATAAGAGCGGCTATGAAGCGTAAGAGAAGAACTAGGGAAGAAATAATGAGATCAATAAAGAAGTCATTTAGAAGCAATTCAGATCAAGATATTAATTCTTCAAGTAATAGTGACTCAtctgaaatagaaataaaagatgaatTACCTTTGTTTTCTCAGCAaacaaatgatattaataaaaatgatacagAAATGGAAACTGATAAATTTGTTATCAAAGTAACTGGCGATCCTGATGATGTGTCAGAAATTATTGAAGAGTTATCATTTAACACAACAGGAACACAAATATCTAAAGAATTCAGTACTGCTTCCAAAATTGAGGAAAATGATTCACTCATTACATCTGTTATAACAGTAGAAACACCAAAAGATCTTAAAGGTATTATTTATGGAGATTTTAATAATCCACTAATAAAGAATGAGTATGTACCTTTAAGTAAAGAAACTTCACTAATGAATCAATTTCCTTATGAAGACAGAGAGTTTACAAGTTTCAATTCAACTCATAGTTCTAAAACATACTATCCTTCTTGTTTCAAACATACATGTTCTGATGACGAAGAAAAGATAAGGACTAATTCACTATTACAAAATTGTACACAAGGTGTTCAAACTTCCTTGGAAAATAATCCTAGTTGTGTTTCCTCAGATTATGAAGATCTGTTAGAAAGAATACAAATTCAAGAGGATGTAATTGCACAGTTAACTGACcagttaattatttataaagaatttgaaaacaGTATAAAAACCACAGGACATGAAATGCAAATCAAAGAAGTGGAAACATCTAGAATTAATACAAGATCAAGTAACATGCAATCTACAATacttaataaaagaaatttagaatCGAAACGAAGATTGATAAAAGACTTATCAAACAGAGTAAACTATTTTgaagaaatgaataaaaaattaactaaAACTGTAACATTGGCATCTCAGCAAAAAAGAAAGCTTGAAGGGCAAATTAAACAAAAGGATAATCAAATAAAGGAACTTAActggaaattggaaaaagcATCTAAATATCTTGAAAGAGCAGAAAAAAACACGAATACTTACAAAaggaaaatgttaaatatgcAAACTGTTATGAGAAGAAGAAAGCTTTTGGATGAAAAAATGTGCAAATTTAACGAAATGTTACTAGACAGCTCTAAACAAGAATTTTCAGAAAAGGTTTTATCCATGGCAACAGAGATTTGGGAACTTTATGGAAGAAATGAATATGATAAGCTGCTTTCTTACGGGTTTCCATTACCACCATTACCAGCTTTAACGGAAGAACTTCTTACTGAAGATTTTACAGATCTTAACAGAAGTGATATGGACGAGACACAAAATTCTACGAAGATAAGTATTAAAGCAAAAAAAGCTCATGATACAAATAATGAATCTGACATAGATGAAAAGGACACAGAACATGTAGCTTCAGTTAGCAAAACAACTGAATATGAAAGTGCAGAAACTGTGACAGGAACTGTGCAAGACATTTTTGATGAAAATAATGATGGTGATGATTTTAGTACAAATGAATTGAGAGAACATTTTATTCTGCAATTAAATGCAGTTATGTAg